A stretch of DNA from Gimesia chilikensis:
TGCAAATCAAGCTTTGATCCTCTCACAGCCTGAAAGGGAACTGGCATGAAACTCCCCTGCTCCGCTTCGATGTTTCCAGGCGTTTTCAGACTGGCGGTGGTCCTGTGTTTGACACTGGGACTGAGCCATTCAGCGCAAGAGGTTCGCGCCGATCTGATCAAGCTGAAACAAGGGGGAGAAATTCGCGGTAAGCTGCTGAAAGAGAGCGCTGGCGGTGAGACTACACGCACCATCGAAACACTGAGTGGAGGTCGCATCAGCGTTGATGCTCAGCAGATCGAGTTCGTGACGAACCGTCCCCTGGTGATTGAAGAATACGAATCCAGGGCGCACCAGATAGAGAACACTGTCGAAGCCCATCTTGAGCTTTCGGAATGGTGTCGCGAGAATTTCCTGACGACGCCTCGTCTGCAGGAACTGGAAAAAGTGATCGAGCTTGATCCCGATCATGAGCAAGCACGGGCCGCCCTGGGATACACCTTACGTGATGGCGAATGGATGACCCGCGACCAGATCATGCGGAAAAACGGCTATGTGAAGTACAAAGGCCGCTATGTTTCATCTGCAGAACTGGAACTGCTGGAAAAAAATCAGGCGGACCTGGAAGCTGAACGTGCCTGGAGCAAAAAAATCAATCTGTGGGTCACCTGGCTCACCAGCCAGAATCCGCAATACCAGTCAGAAGGACTGCAGAACATTCAGAATATCAACGATCCTAACGCGGTCGCCGGTCTGGCCAGGAACCTGGGGAAACATGAGAATCTGAGCCTGCGGTCTCTGCTGGTGACGACGTTGCAGCAGATTCCCGGGCACCTTCCGTTGCGACCACTGGCGGAACTCGCACTGA
This window harbors:
- a CDS encoding HEAT repeat domain-containing protein gives rise to the protein MKLPCSASMFPGVFRLAVVLCLTLGLSHSAQEVRADLIKLKQGGEIRGKLLKESAGGETTRTIETLSGGRISVDAQQIEFVTNRPLVIEEYESRAHQIENTVEAHLELSEWCRENFLTTPRLQELEKVIELDPDHEQARAALGYTLRDGEWMTRDQIMRKNGYVKYKGRYVSSAELELLEKNQADLEAERAWSKKINLWVTWLTSQNPQYQSEGLQNIQNINDPNAVAGLARNLGKHENLSLRSLLVTTLQQIPGHLPLRPLAELALTDPHQAIRDAALQALSARDASQAIVFFIEALKHKSNLIVQRAGAGLAAIGDREVVPELIDALTTSHTYRVRVPDATSTYSFNSNGSFGGSGVVLPPEIEAGLLAGRYPNGVIVLPSQQPKVRMRTVSVKHVHQNSAVLDALQKLTEQNFGYNQRLWRLWWSSVENQTGIIPAIP